A stretch of the Canis lupus familiaris isolate Mischka breed German Shepherd chromosome 37, alternate assembly UU_Cfam_GSD_1.0, whole genome shotgun sequence genome encodes the following:
- the CARF gene encoding calcium-responsive transcription factor isoform X2: MEQANDSLRVNRNDSEESKTASHVYEHLTCMDSRDPSFGQNDSPRDLPITSHEADNSLTSQNIPGALTQTQTLSAEQFHLVDQNGQPIQYELQSLGDSNAQMMIVANPSENGEVLRVIPSTQTGMAQVIIPQGQLADVNSTRDVSEEKSSDRSLPTVRVDVLADSTSNYTLHSQASVTLPKKTVARMLEEPFLAPLQPLSSNTPMWACRLRSCEKIGDSYRGYCVSETELESVLTFHKQQTQSVWGTRQSPSPAKPATRLMWKSQYVPYDGIPFVNAGSRAVVMECQYGPRRKGFQLKKISEQESRSCQLYKATCPARIYIKKVQKFPEYGVPTDPKIDKKIIRMEQEKAFNMLKKNLVDAGGVLRWYVQLPTKQAHQYHELETSCLPLPPSPFPMSSLEEEETTIRDENCALPSRLHPQVAHKIQELVSQGIEQVYAVRKQLRKFVERELFKPDEVPERHNLSFFPTVNDIKNHIHEVQKSLRNGDNEYNSEIIPATLQWTTDNGHILRETVTVTFAEGNSLGESINTKVETNQTRGSLSPEPAHLLSSLSTFQPKIFTQLQGLQLQPRFTSDGSPALLSVNNHPSSSPSRLLDSLESTVMNNNSLLLGQSHSLQTDTCLTPNNSIIASTMGNLPGPDQNLAAMDQLVEVGDVEDTENMEGSVHRILLGNVQTIPIQIIDSHPAIIEENPEGTISVNQVKQEPKEPPLSMETKKNLDCKKLSAT, encoded by the exons ATGGAACAGGCTAATGATTCACTAAGAGTCAACCGTAATGATTCCGAAGAATCAAAAACAGCTTCTCATGTATATGAG caTCTAACCTGTATGGACTCCAGGGATCCTTCCTTTGGACAGAATGATTCTCCTAGAGATTTACCCATCACTTCTCATGAAGCAGATAATTCACTCACATCACAGAATATACCAGGGGCCCTGACTCAGACACAGACTCTTTCTGCAGAACAGTTCCATCTAGTGGACCAAAATGGGCAACCTATACAATATGAACTCCAGTCATTGGGGGATTCTAATGCACAAATG ATGATTGTTGCTAATCCATCAGAAAATGGAGAGGTGCTCCGTGTAATTCCATCTACCCAGACAGGAATGGCACAAGTGATTATACCTCAGGGGCAGCTTGCGGATGTGAATAGTACTCGCG ATGTCTCTGAAGAGAAATCCAGTGATAGAAGTTTACCAACTGTAAGAGTAGATGTTCTAGCAGACAGTACCAGTAATTACACTCTTCATTCACAAGCATCCGTCACATTGCCCAAAAAGACAGTGGCGAG AATGCTTGAAGAACCCTTTCTGGCTCCTCTCCAGCCACTTTCTTCTAACACACCTATGTGGGCCTGCCGTCTTAGGAGCTGTGAg AAAATTGGAGATTCATACCGTGGCTATTGTGTAAGTGAGACTGAATTAGAAAGTGTCCTAACATTTCATAAGCAGCAAACACAGAGTGTTTGGGGGACCCGCCAATCTCCAAGCCCAGCAAAGCCAGCTACACGCTTGATGTGGAAATCTCAGTATGTCCCATATGATGGAATTCCATTTGTCAATGcag GGAGTAGAGCCGTGGTAATGGAGTGTCAGTATGGGCCAAGGAGAAAAGgtttccagttaaaaaaaatcagtgaacaaGAGAGCAGGTCTTGTCAGCTCTACAAAGCCACTTGTCCAGCCCg GATTTATATTAAAAAGGTACAGAAGTTTCCTGAATATGGAGTTCCTACAGACCCCAAAATTGACAAGAAAATAATCCGAATGGAGCAGGAAAAAGCTTTTAACATGCTAAAGAAGAACTTGGTAGATGCTGGTGGTGTTCTTAG GTGGTATGTACAGTTACCAACAAAGCAAGCTCATCAGTATCACGAATTAGAGACTTCCTGCCTCCCTTTGCCACCTTCCCCTTTTCCTATGTCTTCTCTTGAAGAAGAGGAAACTACAATTAGGGATGAGAATTGTGCATTACCCTCACGTCTGCATCCTCAAGTAGCACATAAGATTCAAGAATTAGTGTCACAGGGAATAGAACAAGTATATGCAGTAAGGAAACAGCTAAG AAAATTTGTAGAAAGAGAACTATTTAAACCTGATGAGGTACCTGAAAGAcataatttatccttttttccaactgtaaatgatattaaaaatcacATCCATGAGGTACAGAAATCCTTGAGAAATGGAGATAATGAGTATAACTCAGAGATTATTCCAGCAACG CTTCAGTGGACTACAGATAATGGGCATATTCTCAGAGAGACTGTTACAGTTACATTTGCAGAAG gaAATTCACTAGGAGAATCAATAAATACCAAAGTGGAAACAAATCAGACAAGAGGTTCTTTGTCTCCAGAGCCAGCCCACTTGCTTTCTTCACTTTCCACATttcagccaaaaatatttacGCAACTACAG GGTTTGCAGTTGCAACCAAGATTCACTTCTGATGGATCACCGGCTCTGCTATCAGTAAATAACCACCCTTCCTCCAGTCCTTCAAGACTTCTGGATTCATTAGAAAGTACTGTAATGAATAATAATTCTCTACTTCTTGGTCAAAGTCATAGTCTTCAAACAGATACTTGCCTAACCCCAAACAATAGCATTATTGCCTCTACCATGGGTAACCTTCCAGGACCAGATCAAAATCTAGCTGCAATGGACCAGCTGGTGGAAGTTGGAGATGTTGAGGATACAGAGAATATGGAAGGAAGTGTTCATCGGATTCTGCTAGGAAATGTGCAGACCATCCCAATACAGATTATAGATAGCCACCCAGCTATTA TTGAAGAAAATCCAGAAGGTACCATTTCTGTGAACCAAGTTAAGCAAGAACCCAAAGAACCTCCATTGtctatggaaacaaaaaaaaatttggactGTAAGAAATTATCTGCCACATAA
- the CARF gene encoding calcium-responsive transcription factor isoform X1: MEQANDSLRVNRNDSEESKTASHVYEHLTCMDSRDPSFGQNDSPRDLPITSHEADNSLTSQNIPGALTQTQTLSAEQFHLVDQNGQPIQYELQSLGDSNAQMMIVANPSENGEVLRVIPSTQTGMAQVIIPQGQLADVNSTRDVSEEKSSDRSLPTVRVDVLADSTSNYTLHSQASVTLPKKTVARMLEEPFLAPLQPLSSNTPMWACRLRSCEKIGDSYRGYCVSETELESVLTFHKQQTQSVWGTRQSPSPAKPATRLMWKSQYVPYDGIPFVNAGSRAVVMECQYGPRRKGFQLKKISEQESRSCQLYKATCPARIYIKKVQKFPEYGVPTDPKIDKKIIRMEQEKAFNMLKKNLVDAGGVLRWYVQLPTKQAHQYHELETSCLPLPPSPFPMSSLEEEETTIRDENCALPSRLHPQVAHKIQELVSQGIEQVYAVRKQLRKFVERELFKPDEVPERHNLSFFPTVNDIKNHIHEVQKSLRNGDNEYNSEIIPATLQWTTDNGHILRETVTVTFAEGNSLGESINTKVETNQTRGSLSPEPAHLLSSLSTFQPKIFTQLQGLQLQPRFTSDGSPALLSVNNHPSSSPSRLLDSLESTVMNNNSLLLGQSHSLQTDTCLTPNNSIIASTMGNLPGPDQNLAAMDQLVEVGDVEDTENMEGSVHRILLGNVQTIPIQIIDSHPAISRNWNYQYFHVSISMSSSLKMASKFLKIHLSSTCMFSHSISVLYFKGA; this comes from the exons ATGGAACAGGCTAATGATTCACTAAGAGTCAACCGTAATGATTCCGAAGAATCAAAAACAGCTTCTCATGTATATGAG caTCTAACCTGTATGGACTCCAGGGATCCTTCCTTTGGACAGAATGATTCTCCTAGAGATTTACCCATCACTTCTCATGAAGCAGATAATTCACTCACATCACAGAATATACCAGGGGCCCTGACTCAGACACAGACTCTTTCTGCAGAACAGTTCCATCTAGTGGACCAAAATGGGCAACCTATACAATATGAACTCCAGTCATTGGGGGATTCTAATGCACAAATG ATGATTGTTGCTAATCCATCAGAAAATGGAGAGGTGCTCCGTGTAATTCCATCTACCCAGACAGGAATGGCACAAGTGATTATACCTCAGGGGCAGCTTGCGGATGTGAATAGTACTCGCG ATGTCTCTGAAGAGAAATCCAGTGATAGAAGTTTACCAACTGTAAGAGTAGATGTTCTAGCAGACAGTACCAGTAATTACACTCTTCATTCACAAGCATCCGTCACATTGCCCAAAAAGACAGTGGCGAG AATGCTTGAAGAACCCTTTCTGGCTCCTCTCCAGCCACTTTCTTCTAACACACCTATGTGGGCCTGCCGTCTTAGGAGCTGTGAg AAAATTGGAGATTCATACCGTGGCTATTGTGTAAGTGAGACTGAATTAGAAAGTGTCCTAACATTTCATAAGCAGCAAACACAGAGTGTTTGGGGGACCCGCCAATCTCCAAGCCCAGCAAAGCCAGCTACACGCTTGATGTGGAAATCTCAGTATGTCCCATATGATGGAATTCCATTTGTCAATGcag GGAGTAGAGCCGTGGTAATGGAGTGTCAGTATGGGCCAAGGAGAAAAGgtttccagttaaaaaaaatcagtgaacaaGAGAGCAGGTCTTGTCAGCTCTACAAAGCCACTTGTCCAGCCCg GATTTATATTAAAAAGGTACAGAAGTTTCCTGAATATGGAGTTCCTACAGACCCCAAAATTGACAAGAAAATAATCCGAATGGAGCAGGAAAAAGCTTTTAACATGCTAAAGAAGAACTTGGTAGATGCTGGTGGTGTTCTTAG GTGGTATGTACAGTTACCAACAAAGCAAGCTCATCAGTATCACGAATTAGAGACTTCCTGCCTCCCTTTGCCACCTTCCCCTTTTCCTATGTCTTCTCTTGAAGAAGAGGAAACTACAATTAGGGATGAGAATTGTGCATTACCCTCACGTCTGCATCCTCAAGTAGCACATAAGATTCAAGAATTAGTGTCACAGGGAATAGAACAAGTATATGCAGTAAGGAAACAGCTAAG AAAATTTGTAGAAAGAGAACTATTTAAACCTGATGAGGTACCTGAAAGAcataatttatccttttttccaactgtaaatgatattaaaaatcacATCCATGAGGTACAGAAATCCTTGAGAAATGGAGATAATGAGTATAACTCAGAGATTATTCCAGCAACG CTTCAGTGGACTACAGATAATGGGCATATTCTCAGAGAGACTGTTACAGTTACATTTGCAGAAG gaAATTCACTAGGAGAATCAATAAATACCAAAGTGGAAACAAATCAGACAAGAGGTTCTTTGTCTCCAGAGCCAGCCCACTTGCTTTCTTCACTTTCCACATttcagccaaaaatatttacGCAACTACAG GGTTTGCAGTTGCAACCAAGATTCACTTCTGATGGATCACCGGCTCTGCTATCAGTAAATAACCACCCTTCCTCCAGTCCTTCAAGACTTCTGGATTCATTAGAAAGTACTGTAATGAATAATAATTCTCTACTTCTTGGTCAAAGTCATAGTCTTCAAACAGATACTTGCCTAACCCCAAACAATAGCATTATTGCCTCTACCATGGGTAACCTTCCAGGACCAGATCAAAATCTAGCTGCAATGGACCAGCTGGTGGAAGTTGGAGATGTTGAGGATACAGAGAATATGGAAGGAAGTGTTCATCGGATTCTGCTAGGAAATGTGCAGACCATCCCAATACAGATTATAGATAGCCACCCAGCTATTA
- the CARF gene encoding calcium-responsive transcription factor isoform X4, with translation MEQANDSLRVNRNDSEESKTASHVYEHLTCMDSRDPSFGQNDSPRDLPITSHEADNSLTSQNIPGALTQTQTLSAEQFHLVDQNGQPIQYELQSLGDSNAQMMIVANPSENGEVLRVIPSTQTGMAQVIIPQGQLADVNSTRDVSEEKSSDRSLPTVRVDVLADSTSNYTLHSQASVTLPKKTVARMLEEPFLAPLQPLSSNTPMWACRLRSCEKIGDSYRGYCVSETELESVLTFHKQQTQSVWGTRQSPSPAKPATRLMWKSQYVPYDGIPFVNAGSRAVVMECQYGPRRKGFQLKKISEQESRSCQLYKATCPARIYIKKVQKFPEYGVPTDPKIDKKIIRMEQEKAFNMLKKNLVDAGGVLRWYVQLPTKQAHQYHELETSCLPLPPSPFPMSSLEEEETTIRDENCALPSRLHPQVAHKIQELVSQGIEQVYAVRKQLRKFVERELFKPDEVPERHNLSFFPTVNDIKNHIHEVQKSLRNGDNEYNSEIIPATLQWTTDNGHILRETVTVTFAEGNSLGESINTKVETNQTRGSLSPEPAHLLSSLSTFQPKIFTQLQGLQLQPRFTSDGSPALLSVNNHPSSSPSRLLDSLESTVMNNNSLLLGQSHSLQTDTCLTPNNSIIASTMGNLPGPDQNLAAMDQLVEVGDVEDTENMEGSVHRILLGNVQTIPIQIIDSHPAISRNWNYQYFHVILEVF, from the exons ATGGAACAGGCTAATGATTCACTAAGAGTCAACCGTAATGATTCCGAAGAATCAAAAACAGCTTCTCATGTATATGAG caTCTAACCTGTATGGACTCCAGGGATCCTTCCTTTGGACAGAATGATTCTCCTAGAGATTTACCCATCACTTCTCATGAAGCAGATAATTCACTCACATCACAGAATATACCAGGGGCCCTGACTCAGACACAGACTCTTTCTGCAGAACAGTTCCATCTAGTGGACCAAAATGGGCAACCTATACAATATGAACTCCAGTCATTGGGGGATTCTAATGCACAAATG ATGATTGTTGCTAATCCATCAGAAAATGGAGAGGTGCTCCGTGTAATTCCATCTACCCAGACAGGAATGGCACAAGTGATTATACCTCAGGGGCAGCTTGCGGATGTGAATAGTACTCGCG ATGTCTCTGAAGAGAAATCCAGTGATAGAAGTTTACCAACTGTAAGAGTAGATGTTCTAGCAGACAGTACCAGTAATTACACTCTTCATTCACAAGCATCCGTCACATTGCCCAAAAAGACAGTGGCGAG AATGCTTGAAGAACCCTTTCTGGCTCCTCTCCAGCCACTTTCTTCTAACACACCTATGTGGGCCTGCCGTCTTAGGAGCTGTGAg AAAATTGGAGATTCATACCGTGGCTATTGTGTAAGTGAGACTGAATTAGAAAGTGTCCTAACATTTCATAAGCAGCAAACACAGAGTGTTTGGGGGACCCGCCAATCTCCAAGCCCAGCAAAGCCAGCTACACGCTTGATGTGGAAATCTCAGTATGTCCCATATGATGGAATTCCATTTGTCAATGcag GGAGTAGAGCCGTGGTAATGGAGTGTCAGTATGGGCCAAGGAGAAAAGgtttccagttaaaaaaaatcagtgaacaaGAGAGCAGGTCTTGTCAGCTCTACAAAGCCACTTGTCCAGCCCg GATTTATATTAAAAAGGTACAGAAGTTTCCTGAATATGGAGTTCCTACAGACCCCAAAATTGACAAGAAAATAATCCGAATGGAGCAGGAAAAAGCTTTTAACATGCTAAAGAAGAACTTGGTAGATGCTGGTGGTGTTCTTAG GTGGTATGTACAGTTACCAACAAAGCAAGCTCATCAGTATCACGAATTAGAGACTTCCTGCCTCCCTTTGCCACCTTCCCCTTTTCCTATGTCTTCTCTTGAAGAAGAGGAAACTACAATTAGGGATGAGAATTGTGCATTACCCTCACGTCTGCATCCTCAAGTAGCACATAAGATTCAAGAATTAGTGTCACAGGGAATAGAACAAGTATATGCAGTAAGGAAACAGCTAAG AAAATTTGTAGAAAGAGAACTATTTAAACCTGATGAGGTACCTGAAAGAcataatttatccttttttccaactgtaaatgatattaaaaatcacATCCATGAGGTACAGAAATCCTTGAGAAATGGAGATAATGAGTATAACTCAGAGATTATTCCAGCAACG CTTCAGTGGACTACAGATAATGGGCATATTCTCAGAGAGACTGTTACAGTTACATTTGCAGAAG gaAATTCACTAGGAGAATCAATAAATACCAAAGTGGAAACAAATCAGACAAGAGGTTCTTTGTCTCCAGAGCCAGCCCACTTGCTTTCTTCACTTTCCACATttcagccaaaaatatttacGCAACTACAG GGTTTGCAGTTGCAACCAAGATTCACTTCTGATGGATCACCGGCTCTGCTATCAGTAAATAACCACCCTTCCTCCAGTCCTTCAAGACTTCTGGATTCATTAGAAAGTACTGTAATGAATAATAATTCTCTACTTCTTGGTCAAAGTCATAGTCTTCAAACAGATACTTGCCTAACCCCAAACAATAGCATTATTGCCTCTACCATGGGTAACCTTCCAGGACCAGATCAAAATCTAGCTGCAATGGACCAGCTGGTGGAAGTTGGAGATGTTGAGGATACAGAGAATATGGAAGGAAGTGTTCATCGGATTCTGCTAGGAAATGTGCAGACCATCCCAATACAGATTATAGATAGCCACCCAGCTATTA
- the CARF gene encoding calcium-responsive transcription factor isoform X3 — protein MEQANDSLRVNRNDSEESKTASHVYEHLTCMDSRDPSFGQNDSPRDLPITSHEADNSLTSQNIPGALTQTQTLSAEQFHLVDQNGQPIQYELQSLGDSNAQMMIVANPSENGEVLRVIPSTQTGMAQVIIPQGQLADVNSTRDVSEEKSSDRSLPTVRVDVLADSTSNYTLHSQASVTLPKKTVARMLEEPFLAPLQPLSSNTPMWACRLRSCEKIGDSYRGYCVSETELESVLTFHKQQTQSVWGTRQSPSPAKPATRLMWKSQYVPYDGIPFVNAGSRAVVMECQYGPRRKGFQLKKISEQESRSCQLYKATCPARIYIKKVQKFPEYGVPTDPKIDKKIIRMEQEKAFNMLKKNLVDAGGVLRWYVQLPTKQAHQYHELETSCLPLPPSPFPMSSLEEEETTIRDENCALPSRLHPQVAHKIQELVSQGIEQVYAVRKQLRKFVERELFKPDEVPERHNLSFFPTVNDIKNHIHEVQKSLRNGDNEYNSEIIPATLQWTTDNGHILRETVTVTFAEGNSLGESINTKVETNQTRGSLSPEPAHLLSSLSTFQPKIFTQLQGLQLQPRFTSDGSPALLSVNNHPSSSPSRLLDSLESTVMNNNSLLLGQSHSLQTDTCLTPNNSIIASTMGNLPGPDQNLAAMDQLVEVGDVEDTENMEGSVHRILLGNVQTIPIQIIDSHPAISRNWNYQYFHEQSNWERT, from the exons ATGGAACAGGCTAATGATTCACTAAGAGTCAACCGTAATGATTCCGAAGAATCAAAAACAGCTTCTCATGTATATGAG caTCTAACCTGTATGGACTCCAGGGATCCTTCCTTTGGACAGAATGATTCTCCTAGAGATTTACCCATCACTTCTCATGAAGCAGATAATTCACTCACATCACAGAATATACCAGGGGCCCTGACTCAGACACAGACTCTTTCTGCAGAACAGTTCCATCTAGTGGACCAAAATGGGCAACCTATACAATATGAACTCCAGTCATTGGGGGATTCTAATGCACAAATG ATGATTGTTGCTAATCCATCAGAAAATGGAGAGGTGCTCCGTGTAATTCCATCTACCCAGACAGGAATGGCACAAGTGATTATACCTCAGGGGCAGCTTGCGGATGTGAATAGTACTCGCG ATGTCTCTGAAGAGAAATCCAGTGATAGAAGTTTACCAACTGTAAGAGTAGATGTTCTAGCAGACAGTACCAGTAATTACACTCTTCATTCACAAGCATCCGTCACATTGCCCAAAAAGACAGTGGCGAG AATGCTTGAAGAACCCTTTCTGGCTCCTCTCCAGCCACTTTCTTCTAACACACCTATGTGGGCCTGCCGTCTTAGGAGCTGTGAg AAAATTGGAGATTCATACCGTGGCTATTGTGTAAGTGAGACTGAATTAGAAAGTGTCCTAACATTTCATAAGCAGCAAACACAGAGTGTTTGGGGGACCCGCCAATCTCCAAGCCCAGCAAAGCCAGCTACACGCTTGATGTGGAAATCTCAGTATGTCCCATATGATGGAATTCCATTTGTCAATGcag GGAGTAGAGCCGTGGTAATGGAGTGTCAGTATGGGCCAAGGAGAAAAGgtttccagttaaaaaaaatcagtgaacaaGAGAGCAGGTCTTGTCAGCTCTACAAAGCCACTTGTCCAGCCCg GATTTATATTAAAAAGGTACAGAAGTTTCCTGAATATGGAGTTCCTACAGACCCCAAAATTGACAAGAAAATAATCCGAATGGAGCAGGAAAAAGCTTTTAACATGCTAAAGAAGAACTTGGTAGATGCTGGTGGTGTTCTTAG GTGGTATGTACAGTTACCAACAAAGCAAGCTCATCAGTATCACGAATTAGAGACTTCCTGCCTCCCTTTGCCACCTTCCCCTTTTCCTATGTCTTCTCTTGAAGAAGAGGAAACTACAATTAGGGATGAGAATTGTGCATTACCCTCACGTCTGCATCCTCAAGTAGCACATAAGATTCAAGAATTAGTGTCACAGGGAATAGAACAAGTATATGCAGTAAGGAAACAGCTAAG AAAATTTGTAGAAAGAGAACTATTTAAACCTGATGAGGTACCTGAAAGAcataatttatccttttttccaactgtaaatgatattaaaaatcacATCCATGAGGTACAGAAATCCTTGAGAAATGGAGATAATGAGTATAACTCAGAGATTATTCCAGCAACG CTTCAGTGGACTACAGATAATGGGCATATTCTCAGAGAGACTGTTACAGTTACATTTGCAGAAG gaAATTCACTAGGAGAATCAATAAATACCAAAGTGGAAACAAATCAGACAAGAGGTTCTTTGTCTCCAGAGCCAGCCCACTTGCTTTCTTCACTTTCCACATttcagccaaaaatatttacGCAACTACAG GGTTTGCAGTTGCAACCAAGATTCACTTCTGATGGATCACCGGCTCTGCTATCAGTAAATAACCACCCTTCCTCCAGTCCTTCAAGACTTCTGGATTCATTAGAAAGTACTGTAATGAATAATAATTCTCTACTTCTTGGTCAAAGTCATAGTCTTCAAACAGATACTTGCCTAACCCCAAACAATAGCATTATTGCCTCTACCATGGGTAACCTTCCAGGACCAGATCAAAATCTAGCTGCAATGGACCAGCTGGTGGAAGTTGGAGATGTTGAGGATACAGAGAATATGGAAGGAAGTGTTCATCGGATTCTGCTAGGAAATGTGCAGACCATCCCAATACAGATTATAGATAGCCACCCAGCTATTA